The Vitis vinifera cultivar Pinot Noir 40024 chromosome 18, ASM3070453v1 region gttttggttcCCTTTTGTATTCTTGATTTTCTCTTATAAATAATTGGATTCATCTTTGGGTTTCAGTTTGGTGTTTGATATCATATTATTGTTCACAACTTGTCTTACCAGTTCTTGGCCCTTTGATTAAAACAtggaacatggctatggttgattcatttcatttccttcccttgtgctctgttttcttgttatttttcccctgtttttatGTCTGTTTGTAGGGAGATGGGCACTGTAAATATAGAGCATTAAGAAGTTGTGGGTGATCATGAGACGAGGGTGTTTATGGAATGTGGGTTTGGGAAGCAGTTGTGGTTGTCTGACCATGGGATTATTGTGTTTGATCATTTCCTGGCTAAATCTACTGGAATTCAGACCATCATTTTAATCCCAACTGATGTCGGAGTTGTGGAGTTGGGTTCTGTGAAGTCATTACCTGAAAAGCTTAGAAATGTTGCAGATAAGATAGAGATATATATGTCCCATGCACATGCAATTTTaaccatgcatggccacctttccCAGGCCTAGTACAAGCTTCTAAACTCTAGTAGCAGCCCGATGCAAGATAAGTATTGGAACGCTTCATTCAGTTGTGATTTGCACCCTTGTGTCAAGCTTGCTTCTAAATATAAAGTCGTCCAAGGATAGGATCCTTATATGACAATTAAGACAAAGGAGGATAAAAATCAGATGCTTAATGGTGTTGATAATGCCATCTTCGTCATCAAGCACAAGAGTTTGATGGAAGCGATTTTAGAGTCTTATAGTCGGGTTCTTCAGGATTTCAAACTCTGAGGTGCAACCCAGCTTGGACAATGGGGGTTTAGTGGTTTGTGAAAGATCACTACTTATTTACCGAAGTTCAAAGCAACATTCCCATCCAGCTTTTCATCTAAAAGTAGCTTTGGAAATATTCAAAACCTTGGTCTCCTTCAAGTTATTTATTACTCATTCAATGACATTACAAGGTAACTCAGGTCATAATTTCCATCCAGCGCAGGCCGCATTCGCCTTGCACCGTAGGGTCCAAGGTGTTTTCAATCCACGACCCCTAGCAATACTCTCATTCATTCGATCACTCACCCATTTAATCAACCCGCGTTGCTCTGTCTCTCTTTGGGCATCAGTATTGGGGATAGCAGTTGGGCTCTTCCCGGTCACCATCTCTAAAACCTTGATTCCATAGCTGTAAACGTTTGCCTTGGAGGTGATGAGAAGGTTGAATACCCATTTAGGAGCCAATGCATTATTTGGTTCCTTTGACCCTCGAGAAGCTAGAACTGTCAAACCCACATTCCTGAGTCGAACCACTCTATGCATAAAGCCTCAACCAAACCCACAACATCACCCTCACCAATCACTCTTCACCCACTGAACCCATCACCATACCAACCACCTTCAGTTCTTCCTCAACTCATCACCATACCAAACCCACTTCTTGATCTCACTACCTTCTCCACTCATTCCATCATTCGTTCCTCATAAacttctttcccattttttccatGTGCATGCAACCCGCATACATGACCACTTTGGCGCATGCATGACCCCTTTGGATACCTCATTTTCCAAGACTACAGTTGCATGGAAATTTCCGTCAATGGAAAGAAAGACTTGTATGTCAAGAATGTGTAGAGAACTGTTATGGAATGGGTTCTAAGAAGATCTACTATAGTTTGCATGCAATGCATTGCCTCTCTTCACAACTCATACACGTGGCATATGTCATTGTTGGTTTTGACAGGGAACAAGCCATACCCAAATTCTATTCATGCAGTGGAATATCATCGGCTATCATTGGAGTCGACATCTCTCATAAATTGGACAAACTAGAAGCTTTGCTTTTACTCTCAAGTTTCAACTAGAGGATTCCATTGAAATGGTAGACTTGAAGAAGCTTGCCTATGTGCTGGAATGGCCCATAATCCTCAATCCTTTGGTGTGTGGCCACTTCAACCTCTTGTAGTTGATGATCCAAACACAGTGGCTTCATGGTAACACGTTCAGCAGGCCAATTCCTGAGAACATTGGAGAATTAACTTCTTTAAAAGATCTGTATGGAGATGGTAAGTCAAATTAGGCAATCTGAGGCTACTACACTAGGTTACTCAACAGATCTTCAACCTACAAATACTCAAGTATATGATTTGGAGATGTGAGTGAAATTGatggagaaagaaagaaatgtcCTGGAagctatatgtttttttatattctttgaaTTCGATTACCATAATGAAGCTACTACTAGACCCCACTTGTAAAGACTCCAGCACTATGACAAGCCTTGAATGAAGATGCGTTTCTCAGAGACCTTAATGACTTTGCTGGTACCATACAAGATGAGCATTGTTTTGATGATGACACCATGCATGACTGGAATGATACTGATAGCTGCTAGTGCTATATAGAACAATATGATTCATGGAACAAGGCAAGTGCAGGAAGATCCACAAAGGTTGAAAAGACAGTTCAGAACCTCTATTTTGTTAAAGGTCTTGCTCAGAAAATGGGACCAAAGGATTTTGCAatttataataagaaaatgtGATTGCCTCAAGTTGATCATTTGTAGCTAGGGATTAGAAACCGCCTTTAAGACAATAGTAATAGCTCCAAAACATGTTCACACTGGTAGGCTTAGAGCTTGAAGATCAAATACATATGTGTTCTATTCCAACACTCCTTGCCCTTGGGCCACACTCCtacatggccatgcatggccaccctcaGTGTACTACCTCAAAGGGCCGAGTTTCGGTCAtcttaattcttcatcttttaatgttaaaaaattaacttttttaaaaaaaattccattctcaaataattttctaaaatttcaattttcaaaactttcattttcaaataattttccaaaattccaatttttaaatttaaatttaaaaaaaatttcattctcaaataattcttcaaaattccaatttttaaatttaattttcaaaacttccattttcaaataattttttaaagttcaaattttcaaatttcatttttaaaaattccattttcaaataattttccaaaattccaattttcaaatttaattttttaaaattccattctcaaataaatttccaaaattccaattttcaaaacttccattttcaaataattcccaaaattccaattttcaaatttaattttttttaaaattccattatgaaataattcttcaaaatcccaaattttaaatttaatattcaaaacttcaattttcaaataattttcaaaacttcaattttcaaataattttcaaaactccaattttcaaataattttaatttcactccagttttcaaataattttaagtcatttcttttcttcttctttccttagGATTTAGAGTCACAAAAAAAATATCGTTTTTAATAACTTGCTACATTTTCCTTCAGGTAAgtactttcacaaattttctttgattttaaaataattttccatttttctcgattttttttaataaacaagaatgaattttcataattacaaaacaatggaatttatgagattaattcatgcaaaatcaattgggttttggtggggacCCTACTTATGAGTTTTCTCCCTTGATTGTCAATTGTTATacttaatgaaatttttttgatctttgtcttactctttgatatgcatgtgatacttttatacttgagctaacttTGTTTCCATGATAGGACACTATTACTTGCTGCTAAGACACAATCTCACTCCCACTTTACTTATTCTCATGCATGtttcgttttattatttgatcatttcattggtatccacTGATTTCCTTACCAATTGCAACACTTGCTTCACTTTTATCAGTAGAGACCTCATTATAGGCTTAGATAGGTGTTATGGTCTTTCTTCGTACCTTCTTGATAAGTAACCTAATCCCCGGACTCAACTTTGATTTTCCACAgaccgtcttttccaaataaggaatcacacttagggttttctttcttatattgttttcccttaaaaataaaacaaaaataagtgatgactccaattattttctaaaaatcatatttttcaccaaataaataaaaaatgagtttcaCCGTCGAGTGGGGACAAACGTGAAAAATACGAGTCCacaaatgttttaataaaaatatttttatttttattttaaataaatgaatataaatatattaaaggaatttaagctgaatttttttattataaagatttgataaatattatctttaatcgtatttatgttaattatacttataaaataactttaatatgtgtatttttacttatttttatcatttttttttaaaatttctaaattttttcatgaattttgaactatttctcttctatcaatatttttgtcaaaatatccactgatattttcaatatattcttaaaattcaacTACTGATATATCTGTGTTTATTGATAATTCAAACCTTGTATATGTCACCATCCAACAAAGATAGTCCACATggattggaattttttttttttaaaaaaaatatattgaagagaaaaattagGCAAACCCTATCTTCTCCAAACAtcaaccatttttttctctcttccctTCACCATCAAGACGACAATCTCTTTATTCTAACACCAACCATTAGCCCCAAATAAATGTCCAAACATTAACCCCAAATAAACTCTAACTCCAAAAAGagcccattttttttcttttcttcacttcaCTACCAATGAAACCATTTCTCCCATTCTTTCCTCgttttaattttcctttcaagagaaagaaataaacaaatacaGACAAAGAGCAAATGAAGTATAGAAATATTGTAGTTGCATTTCACCTTTGAAGCCAAGGTTTTCTGGGTAATATatgtatttattaaattttatcatttttttttatattttggtttttaatttttattctttgagATTTGAAAACTATCAGTTATGTGATTTATGTATTTTTGTGAATTCAACTTGATTATATTGTATATCTTTGCATTCAAAATGttcattaataatttatttttttatattttaatttatttaaggtTTATTTGTAATGAATTATggtttcaattttcaataataatggTAAAATGAGATCTTGGTGAcccatagttttaaaaagcTCAAGGAGGCGCACCAAGGTGCAAAGTACTCCTAGAGACTGAAGCGCAAGACCCACCTAAGGTACGGACTTTAGTGAAGTGAGACGCACtataatttacatatatatttttatataatataatcaaatttaataataatttatttgtcaTAAGtacataaatcatcaaatatcatccaaaatttcaatttattcaacaaaaaacataaaaataaagaactccaagcataaaaacaaagcATCATGATTGCTAATACacatccaaatccaaatttTCTAAActaaaacatgaaatttgtccacaattaaaaaacatcattaaaaaacatttgaatAACAAATTTGTTCACAACAATCAATCATCACTTGTCCTCTAAATCAACCAAAGcatcatcattatcatttcCATAATCACATTTGTAGCCTTACTCATCTTCCTCCTTTGTTGAATCAACCATTTCTCCATCTCCATCTTCATCTATTAGTGAATGAGAGGGCAAATTTCTAGAGCTTAAAGTTATTCCCCTTGATGGTGGTATTATGCCTGAGCTTGCTCTAACTCTAGTTCTAGTATCAAACCTGGTCTCTTCAATTCTAGTAGCTCTAGCAACATCACCCCATGCCAAATTACcatcatcaaatacaaaatcatcttgTGCACCTCCATGAAAATcctcatatttcatttttcctatCAACCATTCATTGCTATCATCTATATCTTTCAAGGAAATCGGGTCAATGTTGTCACGTTCATTGTATCTTCTCTTCAGAGCTCGATTACACTTAATGTATACCAAATTATTCAAGCATTGATTATCTAACTTATTTCTCCTCTTACTATGAATCTGCAAAAAATTATaagctcataaatatattttaaagttttaactttGAACTTTTAAGCTACATTCAAAACTCCATTAAactattacttgtaattattttggttACTTACATTTTCAAAGATGCTCCAATTTTGTTCACAACCCAATGCACTACATGTTAGATTGGGGACTTTTATTGCAAATCTTTGCAAATTTGGAGCTAAAGCTCCATATGCAGCCCATCATTCAGCTGTAGtatagatattaacaatttagtgaaataattcacctattttagcaaaaattcaatataataatttaaacaaacaaaactaaataactaacCTGGTGTTCTAGTCTTCCTCATCCTAATAGCTAACTTATTCTCGAATAGTCTTTGGGCATTTGTGTGTAAACTCACTTCGGCCATAACTTTTTATTGTTTAGTAGGGTTTTTTTGTCAGCCTTAAGATACATTTATACAAATCACTTATAATCTCTACATCATGCTCTATTTCTGGTTTATCATAGAAGAATTCCGGGTTTAAAAGGTACCCGACTGCATACAAAGGCCAATGAAGCTGAATCTCCTAccttttattaatgattttgtAGATTTCTTTGCACTTCTCTTCAAACTGAGTCTTAATTAGTAGGCCTAAGTAATTCCCTTTGTCCGGTAAATCGTCTCATCATGTTGAGTAGCCTTGAGCGATTATAAATATACTCATTTAGTGATATAGCCCTCTCCAATGTCTTCTTGATGTTTGGTAGCTTTCTAATATCTTCCAACATCAAGTCAAAGCAATGTACAACACATGGTATACATGTCCAATACAAATGCAAACACTCTAATTCTAACAACCTCCCCATGTGACATTGTacataataaatttacataagctctcaagataaataattcaaattgtaaaattaaataaagggtttattacactttacccccTCAACCTATAACATGTTTTGCACATTGCCCCATCAAGTTCAAAATCGAGTAATGTATGCAATGTGCATTCTTTTAAAGACAACATTatgtttttaaacaaaaagaCATGTGTTCTCCATGTGACCAAGGGCAAAATggtcatttttttctcaatttgtaGCCCTCATCTTTTTAGTCAACCGATTGTTTCTTTCTCTATTGTTGTTGGTGAAGTCCCAAGCTAAGCTCTTCTCCCTTGTTACTCATTCCCTTCAAAGCCCTAAAATCCTAATCTCACAAAGTTGTTGCTAAAAACCCCACATAATTTCTCTTTGTTCATTGTTCCTCCTTATCAGTGGGGTGAAAATTTGCAAAGTCGCCAAATAATTTCTCTAACCCTAAAATCGCCaaaattttcccaaaatttaCCCTAAAATTTCTCTCACTCTTCTGAAACATCAAACGAAACCTTAATGCTAAATTTGGCCAATTTTTATTCTCCTTAAATTTCcccaaattttctaaaagatCAAAACATAACCCTAACCTTTTTTCCCGACATGCACCTATTAAAGAATTGGAATTCAAAAAGTTACTATTGAACTCCATGTCTTTTCTTCGATGTCAACCTTGCATTAGCTTTCTTGGGGTATGAGGGCTTTGGCTTGGGGCTTCACCAGCCAACAGGGAAAGAAATGATCAATGAGAGAGAAAATATGGGGGAAAAGAGAGTTGCAGATTAAGGTTAAAATGGAATGACCCTTTTGCCCTcacttattaagaaaatgaccaTTTTATCCTCGGTCATGTAGAAAGCACGTGCCTTTCCATCCAAAAAAATAACGTTGTCTCTAAAAAAATGCACATTGCATCCAATTATAAAGGATGAAGGGTATACTGTTCGATTTTGAATTCAAGGgggcaatgtgcaaaacacaCTATAGGTTGGGGGGTACAATGTAATAAACccttaaataaaaattcaagaaatagtatTTGTTACCTTCCATCACATAACTTCAGTGATTATCTATTATAACTTGAATAACATTCTCCTCACAAATTTGCTCTACCCATTTGTCAAATAACTCAATCATTTTTTCTCCTGTCTTAATCATCAAAGAAACATAAATGGATTGCATAAACATGGTTCCCTTTgaacaattaaccaaaaagttcaACGAAGTTCTCTTTTTCCTATCAGTTCATCCATTCGACATTATTgaacattcatttttttttcattccacCATATGATCCTTCATCAAATCTTTTGTAAGAGCCAATTCTTTCTTGAGATAATTAATTCTTATCTCATGAAGAGTTGGTCCCTTCATACCCACACCATATTGGCCAATAGCCTCAATCATTGGTTGGAAACTTGGATATGTGATTGCATTAAATGAAATAGCAGTCTCATACATCTACCTTGTGATAAGCATAGAAGCTCTTCCTCTTACTTCTTTTTTGTAGGCATCATTGATAATAGT contains the following coding sequences:
- the LOC104882669 gene encoding probably inactive leucine-rich repeat receptor-like protein kinase At5g48380, producing MHRVVRLRNVGLTVLASRGSKEPNNALAPKWVFNLLITSKANVYSYGIKVLEMVTGKSPTAIPNTDAQRETEQRGLIKWVSDRMNESIARGRGLKTPWTLRCKANAACAGWKL